The Deltaproteobacteria bacterium HGW-Deltaproteobacteria-4 region TTTGCGGTCGGCGCCGGTATCGCCGGTCTCGCCGGTTCGATCTACGCCATCCAGTACGCGGCGGTCAGCCCCGAGGCGTTTAACTTTATGCAGTCGGTCCTCTTCTTCGCCATCGTCATCGTCGGCGGTTCGTCGATCCCCGGCGTGCTCACGGGGGTCTTTCTGATGTTCGTCGTCCCCGAGATCTTCCGCGAGTTTTCGACCTGGCGTTACTTTGTCTTCGGTTTTGCCATGATCATCGCCATGATCCTGCGGCCGCGCGGCATCTTTCCGGCGAAGTTCGGCAAACTCCCCAAGTATCTTTATGAGGAGCGGTCATGAGTGGCAGGCAGCTGATTCTTGAGAATGTCACCAAGCGCTTCGGCGGACTGGTCGCGGTCGACAATGTCAGTATGATTGTCGAGGAGGGGCAGATCTATGGGGTGATCGGCCCGAACGGCGCCGGCAAGACCACGGTCTTCAACAATATCACCGGCATCTACAAACCCGAAGAGGGGCGGATCCTGTGGCGGGGCACCGAGATCACCGGTCTGGCGCCGCACCGCATCGTCGCCCTCGGCATCGTCCGCACCTTCCAGACCATCCGTCTCTTTCCGCAGATGAGCGTCGCCGAAAATATCATGGCCGGCCGCCATATCCGCAGCCGCCAGGGGATGTGGCACGGCATCATCCATACCCCTTTTTCGGCCCGGGACGAAAAGGCCAACTGGCTCAAGACCCGGGAGATCATGGAGTTCTTCAACCTGAGCGCCGAGGCGGCGACCCCGGTCGGCGGTCTCCCCTACGGCGTGCAGCGCAAGGTGGAGATGGCGCGGGCACTGGCGGCGGAACCTCAACTCCTCATTCTTGATGAACCGGCGGCGGGTTTGAATGACAGCGAAACCCTGGAACTGCAGGACACAATCCGGCGCATCCGGACCATGGGGGTGACGATCCTCCTCATCGAGCATGACATGGAGCTGGTGATGGCTCTCACCGATTATATGACGGTCCTCAACTTCGGCGGGAAGATCGCGGAAGGGACCCCGACCGAGATTCAGCGCAATCCCGAGGTGATCGAAGCCTATCTGGGGAGTGAGGACGACGATGAGTGACGTGCTGCTCGAGATCAGAAATCTGGAAATCAATTACGACAGCATCGCCGCCATCAAGGGGATTTCCCTCGACGTACACAAGGGCGAAGTCGTCACTCTGCTCGGCGCCAACGGTGCCGGCAAGACGACGACGATGCGCGCCATCAGCCAACTGGTCAAGGCGAAGGCCGGGGAGATCCTCTTCAAAGGGCATGACCTCAACAACCTGCCGGCGCACAAGATTGTCTCCCTCGGCATCAGCCATTCGCCGGAAGGGCGCAAGGTCTTCGGTATCCTCACTGTCG contains the following coding sequences:
- a CDS encoding ABC transporter ATP-binding protein, encoding MSGRQLILENVTKRFGGLVAVDNVSMIVEEGQIYGVIGPNGAGKTTVFNNITGIYKPEEGRILWRGTEITGLAPHRIVALGIVRTFQTIRLFPQMSVAENIMAGRHIRSRQGMWHGIIHTPFSARDEKANWLKTREIMEFFNLSAEAATPVGGLPYGVQRKVEMARALAAEPQLLILDEPAAGLNDSETLELQDTIRRIRTMGVTILLIEHDMELVMALTDYMTVLNFGGKIAEGTPTEIQRNPEVIEAYLGSEDDDE